From a single Vitis vinifera cultivar Pinot Noir 40024 chromosome 18, ASM3070453v1 genomic region:
- the LOC104882606 gene encoding uncharacterized protein LOC104882606, translating into MSMPLDQLQQPPPSLSYTRYSRHGSVGPVIAVLAVIAILGTLAAIVGRLCSGRRIMGHGQYDIESWLEEKCSSCIDGRVNPPPLPSADISAGSVPLSIPIHTQEETKPDEPSSQNPRPKGYVS; encoded by the exons ATGTCAATGCCACTGGATCAACTGCAACAGCCGCCGCCATCATTATCTTACACTCGTTACTCAAGGCATGGATCAGTTGGTCCCGTCATCGCTGTTCTCGCTGTCATCGCAATCTTAGGTACTCTCGCTGCTATAGTCGGACGACTCTGCTCAGGAAGGAGAATCATGGGCCATGGCCAATACGATATTGAAAGTTGGTTGGAGGAAAAATGCTCATCTTGCATTGATGGAAGAGTCAATCCACCACCACTGCCCAGTGCTGACATATCCGCTGGCTCCGTTCCACTATCAATTCCAATCCATACCCAAGAAGAAACTAAGCCGGACGAGCCATCTTCTCAAAACCCACGTCCAAAAG GGTACGTGTCGTGA